In Nitratireductor basaltis, the following are encoded in one genomic region:
- the gatB gene encoding Asp-tRNA(Asn)/Glu-tRNA(Gln) amidotransferase subunit GatB, whose translation MTIIDTRVPDPKRFISGATGDWEIIIGMEIHAQVTSRSKLFSGAATDFGAEPNSKVSLVDAAMPGMLPVINEECVRQAVRTGLGLKARINNRSVFDRKNYFYPDLPQGYQISQFKHPIVGEGIVIVNVGPARDGSFEEIHVGIERLHLEQDAGKSMHDQHPTMSFVDLNRSGVALMEIVSKPDMRSADEAKAFLTKLRTILRYLGTCDGNMDEGSMRADVNVSVRRPGEGFGTRCEIKNVNSIRFVGQAIESEARRQIAILEDGGEIDQETRLFDPAKGETRSMRSKEEAHDYRYFPDPDLLPLEFDQAFVDELAKDLPELPDEKKARFIEKLGLSEYDASVLVSEKATADFFEQVANGRDGKMAANWVINDLLGALNKAGLDIEQTPVNPEQLGAIVDLIQDGTISGKIAKDLFEIIWNEGGDPKIVVEERGMKQVTDTGAIEAAVDAVIAENPEKVEQAKAKPTLAGWFVGQVMKATGGKANPQAVNALVRQKLGVE comes from the coding sequence ATGACCATCATCGACACGCGTGTACCCGATCCGAAGCGTTTCATTTCCGGCGCCACCGGCGACTGGGAGATCATCATCGGTATGGAAATCCATGCGCAGGTGACATCGCGCTCCAAGCTTTTTTCCGGCGCAGCCACCGATTTCGGTGCCGAACCCAATTCCAAAGTGTCTCTCGTTGATGCGGCGATGCCGGGCATGCTGCCGGTAATCAATGAGGAATGCGTACGCCAGGCTGTGCGTACGGGCCTCGGCCTGAAAGCCAGGATCAACAACCGCTCGGTGTTCGATCGAAAGAACTATTTCTACCCGGATCTCCCGCAGGGTTACCAGATCTCCCAGTTCAAGCACCCGATCGTGGGCGAGGGCATCGTTATCGTGAATGTCGGCCCTGCACGCGACGGCTCGTTCGAGGAGATCCATGTGGGTATCGAGCGGCTGCATCTGGAGCAGGATGCGGGCAAGTCCATGCATGACCAGCATCCGACCATGTCGTTTGTCGATCTGAACCGTTCAGGTGTGGCCCTGATGGAGATTGTCTCCAAGCCGGACATGCGTTCGGCAGATGAGGCCAAGGCCTTTCTGACCAAGCTGCGCACCATCCTGCGATATCTGGGTACCTGTGACGGCAATATGGACGAGGGCTCGATGCGGGCGGACGTCAATGTGTCCGTACGCCGGCCGGGCGAGGGCTTCGGAACACGCTGCGAAATCAAGAACGTAAATTCGATCCGTTTTGTCGGCCAGGCAATCGAGTCGGAAGCCCGGCGTCAGATCGCGATTCTGGAAGATGGCGGGGAGATCGATCAGGAAACGCGCCTCTTCGATCCTGCAAAGGGCGAGACCCGCTCCATGCGTTCGAAGGAAGAAGCGCATGATTATCGCTACTTCCCCGATCCCGATCTTCTTCCGCTCGAATTTGACCAGGCCTTCGTCGACGAATTGGCAAAGGATCTTCCGGAACTGCCGGACGAGAAGAAAGCCCGCTTCATCGAAAAGCTTGGCCTGTCGGAATATGATGCTTCCGTTCTCGTCTCCGAAAAGGCAACTGCAGATTTCTTCGAGCAAGTTGCCAACGGGCGTGACGGCAAGATGGCAGCCAACTGGGTCATCAATGACCTGTTGGGAGCTCTCAACAAGGCGGGCCTCGATATTGAGCAGACGCCCGTCAATCCCGAACAGCTTGGCGCGATCGTCGACCTGATCCAGGATGGCACTATCTCCGGCAAGATCGCGAAAGACCTGTTCGAGATCATCTGGAACGAGGGCGGAGATCCGAAGATTGTCGTCGAGGAACGCGGCATGAAGCAGGTGACCGATACCGGCGCAATCGAGGCAGCGGTCGATGCGGTCATCGCAGAAAACCCTGAAAAGGTTGAGCAGGCGAAAGCCAAGCCTACACTTGCGGGCTGGTTTGTCGGGCAGGTCATGAAGGCCACCGGCGGCAAGGCCAATCCGCAGGCTGTAAATGCCCTTGTGCGTCAGAAGCTGGGTGTGGAGTGA
- a CDS encoding GNAT family N-acetyltransferase has translation MTFYLRTAAPSDLPAVQQLLAETWHATYDRLYGVEKVTELTARWHSQETLRKRLTLPHSEFVLADDGSNILGMAFARMEKKDVRLHQLYVSPRHQKRGIGRALLAEVMDCFPEAETISLEVDENNVQALTFYQRNGFSECGRTSDCGGNGDELPALILSRSLRPDS, from the coding sequence GTGACTTTCTATCTTCGTACAGCCGCTCCATCAGACCTGCCGGCCGTCCAGCAATTGCTGGCCGAAACATGGCATGCGACCTATGACCGGCTGTACGGGGTCGAGAAAGTCACGGAGCTGACTGCGCGGTGGCATTCGCAGGAGACGCTTCGAAAGCGTCTCACACTGCCTCATTCGGAATTTGTGTTGGCTGACGATGGGTCGAACATACTTGGCATGGCCTTCGCCCGGATGGAAAAGAAGGATGTCAGGCTGCATCAGCTCTACGTGTCGCCGCGGCACCAGAAAAGGGGTATCGGCCGAGCACTTCTCGCCGAAGTCATGGATTGCTTTCCGGAAGCGGAGACGATCTCGCTGGAAGTCGACGAGAACAATGTGCAGGCCCTTACATTTTATCAACGCAACGGCTTTTCCGAATGCGGCAGAACAAGCGACTGTGGCGGCAATGGCGACGAGTTGCCCGCGCTCATTCTGTCACGCAGCTTGAGGCCCGATTCTTGA
- a CDS encoding CBS domain-containing protein, whose product MTVKAILDSKGRDVLTISPDSTLAEAASLLSEHGVGALVVSRDGQRINGIVSERDIVRALGRSGAETLRQPVSSVMTAKVQVCREDNSVNEVMQVMTAGRFRHLPVEKDGKLAGLVSIGDVVKRRIEDVEREAEDIRSYIATA is encoded by the coding sequence ATGACGGTGAAGGCCATTCTCGATTCCAAGGGACGGGATGTTTTGACAATTTCCCCCGACAGCACCCTTGCCGAGGCAGCATCCCTGCTGTCCGAACATGGTGTCGGTGCGCTGGTCGTTTCCAGGGACGGTCAAAGGATCAACGGCATAGTTTCGGAACGCGATATTGTGAGGGCGCTTGGAAGAAGCGGCGCGGAAACTCTAAGACAACCCGTTTCAAGCGTCATGACCGCGAAGGTCCAGGTTTGCCGTGAGGACAACTCGGTCAATGAAGTCATGCAGGTCATGACTGCAGGGCGCTTCCGCCACCTACCGGTAGAAAAGGACGGGAAGCTTGCCGGCCTTGTTTCCATCGGCGATGTCGTGAAGCGCCGTATCGAGGATGTTGAGCGAGAAGCCGAAGATATTCGCAGCTATATCGCCACGGCCTGA
- a CDS encoding alpha/beta fold hydrolase: MSFLRQEIDLVGAEGNHLKASLWGGQGQPVLFFHGGGQTRYAWDATAERLAKCGMRAITIDQRGHGESDWVESENYSFGHYAEDVAAIVAQIMSKFHQRPSAVGASLGGLASLGALIRDRDLLESLVLVDITPRMDPEGVARIQGFMGARMDEGFASLEEAAESIAQYLPHRRKPRSLEGLRKNLRLCDDGRYRWHWDPAFIRGRNNINCGAEKLVGEMIEALPRLRLPVLLVRGMQSELVHEEYAREFVEMVPSASYIDVGGAGHMVAGDRNDVFSRAVLDFLTGDQAA, translated from the coding sequence TTGAGTTTCCTGCGGCAGGAGATCGATCTGGTCGGAGCTGAAGGAAACCACCTGAAGGCGTCCCTATGGGGCGGACAGGGTCAACCGGTCCTTTTCTTTCATGGTGGCGGACAGACGCGCTATGCCTGGGATGCCACTGCCGAACGTCTGGCCAAATGCGGGATGCGAGCGATCACGATCGATCAGCGCGGTCATGGCGAGAGCGACTGGGTCGAGAGTGAGAACTACAGCTTCGGCCATTATGCCGAAGATGTGGCCGCGATTGTTGCGCAGATCATGTCGAAGTTCCATCAGCGACCTTCGGCCGTAGGCGCATCGCTTGGCGGTCTCGCCTCGCTCGGTGCGCTCATTCGCGACCGCGACCTTCTTGAATCCCTTGTTCTGGTTGACATCACGCCGCGAATGGATCCCGAAGGTGTGGCCAGGATTCAGGGTTTCATGGGCGCGCGAATGGACGAAGGCTTCGCCTCGCTGGAAGAGGCTGCAGAGTCGATTGCGCAGTATCTGCCCCATCGTCGCAAACCGCGTTCACTGGAAGGCCTGCGCAAGAACCTGCGTCTGTGTGATGACGGACGGTACCGTTGGCATTGGGATCCCGCCTTTATTCGTGGCCGGAACAACATCAACTGCGGCGCCGAAAAGCTTGTCGGCGAGATGATAGAAGCGCTTCCGCGACTTCGGCTCCCCGTGCTTCTTGTCCGAGGGATGCAGTCTGAACTCGTGCATGAGGAATATGCGCGCGAATTTGTCGAAATGGTTCCGTCTGCGAGCTATATTGACGTTGGCGGCGCAGGTCATATGGTTGCAGGCGATCGCAATGATGTCTTCTCGCGTGCGGTTCTGGATTTCCTGACTGGAGACCAGGCGGCCTGA
- a CDS encoding PAS domain-containing protein, translated as MRQGGSNQLFQYWNRLRGNRAAPLRTEIEPSDIRTLLADTFILEKDGRGEATFRLAGTRICSHYGQELKSRAFCPLWSAQDQARMARLVDHVFEQDAVVVLEFDGLTEQGRSVTFEAIILPLSGGQEGPRALGALFPLQKPFWLGADPVLENQLHSFRLIDPDREPLFLGNRPEISVPPLSPHSMAADLPETNRPLKKVRHLVVFEGGKVD; from the coding sequence ATGAGACAGGGTGGATCGAACCAGCTGTTCCAATATTGGAACCGGCTGCGCGGAAATCGCGCGGCTCCGCTGCGTACTGAGATCGAACCTTCGGATATCCGCACGCTTCTGGCAGATACCTTCATCCTGGAGAAGGATGGACGCGGCGAGGCAACATTCCGTCTGGCAGGGACGCGAATCTGTTCGCACTACGGGCAGGAACTGAAAAGTCGTGCGTTCTGCCCGCTCTGGAGCGCGCAGGACCAGGCCCGCATGGCCCGTCTGGTGGATCATGTTTTCGAGCAGGATGCGGTGGTTGTCCTGGAATTCGACGGTCTTACCGAACAGGGACGATCGGTGACATTTGAAGCCATCATTCTCCCCTTGAGCGGTGGCCAGGAAGGACCGCGGGCCCTGGGTGCACTGTTTCCGCTCCAGAAGCCGTTCTGGCTGGGTGCCGATCCGGTTCTTGAGAATCAGCTGCACAGTTTCAGGCTGATCGACCCGGACCGCGAGCCCCTATTCCTCGGCAACCGTCCCGAAATTTCGGTCCCGCCGCTCTCGCCCCATTCCATGGCTGCAGACCTGCCGGAAACCAACAGGCCCTTGAAAAAGGTAAGACATTTGGTTGTCTTCGAAGGCGGCAAGGTCGACTGA
- a CDS encoding transglutaminase-like cysteine peptidase yields MHSKKTGALFFAASIIIGAFTAQASATVDFMPTGSVTSQPVGHYELCQRAPSECAPTRSANGPVHLSRDLWAKMIEVNNKINSTIIPRTDMELWGQEELWSYPELYGDCEDYVLEKRRLLMEAGVPAGNLLITVVRQPNGDGHAVLTVNTHLGDFILDNLEPRILSWSQTPYEYLKRQAPNHAGAWVAVHDGRAVAVGAVGSNR; encoded by the coding sequence ATGCATTCCAAAAAGACGGGCGCGCTGTTTTTCGCTGCATCCATCATCATCGGGGCGTTCACCGCACAGGCCAGTGCCACAGTCGATTTCATGCCTACCGGCAGCGTTACCAGCCAGCCGGTCGGTCATTACGAACTATGCCAGCGCGCACCTTCCGAATGCGCGCCAACACGGTCGGCAAACGGCCCCGTACATCTGTCGCGCGATCTTTGGGCGAAGATGATCGAAGTAAACAACAAGATTAATTCCACTATCATACCGCGCACTGACATGGAGCTGTGGGGTCAGGAAGAATTGTGGTCCTATCCTGAACTATATGGTGATTGCGAAGACTATGTGCTTGAGAAACGCCGTCTTCTGATGGAGGCAGGTGTTCCGGCAGGCAATCTCCTTATCACGGTGGTGCGTCAGCCGAACGGTGATGGCCATGCGGTGCTTACGGTCAACACGCATCTTGGCGACTTCATCCTCGACAATCTCGAACCGCGTATCCTTTCATGGTCGCAGACCCCTTACGAATATCTCAAGCGTCAGGCTCCCAACCATGCCGGCGCATGGGTAGCGGTGCATGACGGTCGTGCTGTGGCCGTCGGTGCTGTCGGTTCCAACCGCTAG
- a CDS encoding DUF3126 family protein — protein MKPEEIRKLDAYFKRTFNNPSLEVKARPRKDDSCELYVGDEFLGIIFKDEDEGELSYNFSMAILDIDLD, from the coding sequence TTGAAGCCCGAAGAGATCCGCAAGCTCGACGCCTATTTCAAGCGTACATTCAACAATCCGTCGCTGGAGGTGAAGGCCCGTCCTCGCAAGGATGATTCCTGCGAGCTCTATGTCGGCGACGAGTTCCTCGGAATCATTTTCAAGGATGAGGACGAAGGCGAGTTGTCCTACAACTTCTCCATGGCCATCCTCGATATCGATCTCGACTGA
- the aat gene encoding leucyl/phenylalanyl-tRNA--protein transferase, whose protein sequence is MSRPYAPGQHIPVDLLLRAYASGVFPMAEHADDPEVFWVRPESRGVIPLDGFHVPRSLRKLQKRAPFTIRIDSDFEGVIDGCAEPAEGRLDTWINEPIRQAYRDLFELGHCHTVEAWLEGELVGGLYGVTLGRAFFGESMFSRVSNASKLCLVHLVERLREREFMLLDTQFTTDHLKGFGAVDIPRKRYERMLAEALEGSATFNP, encoded by the coding sequence ATGTCCCGGCCCTATGCACCCGGACAGCATATTCCGGTTGATCTGCTTCTGCGTGCCTATGCTTCGGGAGTATTCCCGATGGCTGAGCACGCGGATGATCCGGAAGTCTTCTGGGTGCGGCCTGAATCCCGCGGAGTTATTCCGCTCGACGGATTTCATGTGCCCCGCAGTCTGCGCAAGCTGCAGAAGCGTGCGCCATTCACGATCCGTATCGACTCTGATTTCGAAGGCGTGATCGACGGCTGTGCCGAACCCGCCGAAGGCCGCCTCGACACATGGATCAACGAGCCGATCCGTCAGGCTTATCGTGATCTGTTCGAGCTTGGCCATTGTCACACCGTCGAGGCGTGGCTTGAAGGCGAACTGGTCGGGGGGCTTTACGGGGTGACACTCGGACGCGCATTTTTCGGGGAAAGCATGTTTTCGCGCGTGTCGAACGCATCGAAGCTCTGCCTCGTACATCTCGTCGAGCGCCTACGCGAGCGCGAGTTCATGCTGCTCGACACCCAATTCACGACGGATCACCTGAAGGGTTTCGGTGCGGTCGATATACCGCGCAAGCGATATGAGCGCATGCTTGCAGAAGCGCTGGAAGGAAGCGCGACTTTCAATCCCTGA
- a CDS encoding DUF2155 domain-containing protein, which yields MCWLNALQTRGDCTLAQSGVISVNMIRSGLPAPMASPLKTGLVLIAMMAATAAHAERLQNRVAEFAGIDKITGRIITFDVYMDETVQFGALQVTPRVCYSSPETEEPKTDAFVEVDEITLDRKIRRIFTGWMFAESPGLNAVEHAVYDVWLKSCKSGSDVPPPDAG from the coding sequence ATTTGTTGGCTAAACGCGCTTCAAACACGCGGTGATTGTACTCTCGCACAATCCGGTGTGATATCGGTAAACATGATTCGAAGCGGGCTTCCTGCACCAATGGCATCTCCCTTGAAAACCGGTCTTGTTCTCATCGCCATGATGGCAGCTACGGCCGCCCACGCTGAACGGCTGCAAAACCGGGTTGCCGAGTTTGCCGGAATCGACAAGATCACCGGACGCATCATTACCTTCGACGTGTATATGGATGAAACCGTCCAGTTTGGTGCACTGCAGGTCACGCCGCGCGTCTGCTACAGTTCGCCCGAGACGGAAGAACCCAAGACCGACGCCTTCGTTGAGGTGGATGAGATCACGCTGGACCGAAAGATCCGGCGCATTTTCACAGGTTGGATGTTTGCCGAAAGTCCTGGTCTCAACGCGGTTGAGCATGCGGTCTATGATGTGTGGCTGAAGAGCTGCAAGTCGGGATCGGACGTACCGCCACCCGACGCGGGCTGA
- the accC gene encoding acetyl-CoA carboxylase biotin carboxylase subunit, whose translation MFHKILIANRGEIALRVLRAAKELGIQTVAVHSTADADAMHVRLADESVCIGPPASRDSYLNIHQILAACEITGADAVHPGYGFLSENAKFSEILDAHNLTFIGPRAEHIRVMGDKIEAKRTAKRLGIPVVPGSEGAVTDDVEAKRIAAEIGYPVLVKASAGGGGRGMKVAKTEADLSDALANARNEAGAAFGDDAVYIEKYLAKPRHIEVQIMGDGKGNAIHLGERDCSLQRRHQKVWEEANSPALNVEQRMKIGEICSRAVADLGYSGAGTIEFLYEDGEFYFIEMNTRLQVEHPVTEAITGIDLVHEQIRVASGGGLSVTQDEVRFQGHAIECRINAEDARTFVPSPGVITHFHTPGGLGVRVDSGVYSGYKIPPYYDSLIGKLIVHGRNRVECMMRLRRALDEFVVDGINSTLPLFRDLVGNVDVANGDYDIHWLENYLANKD comes from the coding sequence ATGTTCCATAAAATCCTGATAGCCAACCGAGGCGAAATCGCCCTTCGCGTTTTGCGCGCTGCCAAGGAACTCGGCATCCAGACGGTTGCCGTCCATTCCACCGCTGACGCCGATGCGATGCATGTGCGCCTTGCAGATGAATCCGTGTGCATCGGACCGCCTGCAAGCCGTGATTCCTACCTCAACATTCATCAGATTCTCGCTGCGTGCGAAATCACCGGGGCTGATGCGGTCCATCCCGGCTACGGCTTTCTTTCGGAGAATGCCAAGTTTTCCGAGATTCTCGACGCACATAACCTGACTTTCATAGGTCCACGCGCCGAGCATATTCGGGTCATGGGCGACAAGATCGAAGCCAAGCGCACCGCGAAGCGCCTCGGAATTCCGGTGGTGCCAGGTTCCGAAGGTGCCGTGACGGATGATGTCGAGGCAAAGCGCATTGCCGCTGAGATCGGATACCCGGTACTCGTCAAGGCGTCAGCTGGTGGCGGTGGCCGCGGCATGAAGGTCGCCAAGACGGAAGCCGATCTTTCCGACGCGCTTGCCAATGCCCGCAATGAAGCTGGCGCCGCATTTGGTGATGACGCGGTCTATATCGAGAAATATCTCGCAAAGCCGCGCCATATCGAAGTCCAGATCATGGGCGACGGCAAGGGCAACGCGATCCATCTGGGCGAACGCGACTGTTCGCTTCAGCGCCGCCACCAGAAGGTTTGGGAAGAAGCCAATTCGCCAGCGCTCAATGTCGAGCAGCGGATGAAGATCGGTGAAATCTGCTCGCGTGCAGTCGCAGATCTGGGTTATTCCGGTGCCGGCACCATCGAATTTCTTTACGAGGACGGGGAGTTCTATTTCATCGAAATGAACACACGTCTTCAGGTGGAGCATCCTGTAACGGAAGCGATCACCGGCATTGATCTTGTGCATGAGCAGATACGTGTCGCATCCGGCGGCGGTCTGTCGGTCACGCAGGATGAAGTGCGTTTCCAGGGGCACGCCATCGAATGTCGCATCAATGCCGAGGATGCACGGACCTTCGTTCCCTCACCCGGTGTGATCACCCATTTCCACACGCCCGGCGGTCTTGGCGTACGCGTGGATTCCGGTGTCTATTCCGGCTACAAGATCCCGCCATATTACGACAGCTTGATCGGCAAGCTGATCGTTCATGGCCGCAACCGCGTCGAATGCATGATGCGTCTGCGCCGGGCTCTTGACGAGTTCGTGGTCGATGGGATCAACTCTACCCTACCACTATTCCGTGACCTTGTTGGTAATGTCGATGTGGCCAATGGCGACTATGACATTCACTGGCTGGAGAATTATCTGGCCAACAAAGATTAG
- a CDS encoding PilZ domain-containing protein — translation MIATASSIQNQQVERRRFQRVRISVYGRYMLQDRTEYACKVIDMSPGNVSLQAEYPGRVGERIIVYLDHIGRIEGRMTRRIDGGFAMEINASERKRDKLAAQLTWLANKHELDLPEDRRHERITPRNPITHIKLPDGRQYQCRIVDLSLSGAAVESQVKPALGTQVFLGSMRGRVVRHFEDGVAIEFAAVQEQATLDQEFSD, via the coding sequence ATGATCGCAACAGCCAGCTCCATCCAGAACCAGCAGGTCGAGCGCCGCCGCTTTCAGCGCGTGCGAATTTCTGTCTATGGCCGCTATATGCTGCAGGACCGGACGGAATATGCCTGCAAGGTAATCGACATGTCTCCGGGCAATGTCTCGCTTCAGGCGGAATATCCCGGTCGGGTCGGTGAGCGTATCATTGTCTATCTCGATCACATCGGACGTATCGAAGGACGGATGACACGCAGGATCGATGGCGGTTTCGCCATGGAGATCAACGCGTCGGAACGCAAACGCGACAAGCTTGCCGCTCAGCTTACCTGGTTGGCGAACAAGCATGAGCTTGACCTTCCGGAAGATCGTCGCCACGAGCGCATCACTCCGCGCAATCCGATAACGCACATCAAGTTGCCGGATGGGCGCCAGTATCAGTGTCGGATTGTCGATCTTTCGCTGTCGGGTGCAGCGGTCGAGAGCCAGGTCAAGCCTGCGCTCGGCACACAGGTCTTCCTCGGCTCCATGCGTGGCCGCGTCGTTCGCCATTTCGAGGACGGTGTCGCCATCGAATTTGCAGCCGTACAGGAACAGGCGACTCTTGATCAGGAATTTTCCGACTAG
- a CDS encoding gamma carbonic anhydrase family protein: protein MPIYEIDGKTPQFIERETNFIAQSAELIGNIEIGRDVSIWFGSTIRGDNEPIRIGAATNVQEHVVMHTDPGFPLEIGEGCTIGHRALLHGCKLGSNVLVGMGAIILNGADIPENCLVGAGALITEGKTFEPNSLIVGSPAKTVRSLDQAAIDGLRLSAKHYVANGRRFLKGLREAG, encoded by the coding sequence ATGCCGATCTACGAAATCGATGGGAAGACACCCCAATTCATCGAACGCGAGACCAACTTCATAGCACAGAGTGCGGAACTGATCGGCAACATCGAGATCGGGCGGGATGTCAGCATCTGGTTTGGCTCAACGATCCGCGGCGATAACGAACCGATAAGGATCGGTGCCGCAACCAACGTTCAGGAACATGTTGTCATGCACACCGATCCCGGGTTTCCACTGGAAATTGGGGAGGGCTGCACGATCGGCCACCGCGCCCTGCTCCACGGCTGCAAGCTTGGCTCAAATGTTCTGGTAGGGATGGGCGCAATCATCCTGAATGGCGCTGACATCCCTGAAAACTGTCTGGTTGGTGCGGGCGCACTGATCACCGAAGGCAAGACCTTCGAGCCAAATTCACTAATTGTCGGTTCTCCAGCCAAAACCGTAAGAAGCCTTGACCAAGCGGCGATAGACGGCCTGCGGCTGTCTGCAAAGCACTATGTCGCGAATGGCAGACGCTTCCTCAAGGGCCTGCGTGAAGCAGGATGA
- a CDS encoding NADH:ubiquinone oxidoreductase subunit NDUFA12, whose translation MNKFLLQFFTWWNGQTLGTRFHTWRKGTKVGEDEFGNIYYQGGKTSEGRTRRWVIYKDIAEASQVPPGWHGWLHHKVDTAPVDENYLAREWQKPHLPNLTGTPLAYRPRGSVLTPEDRPRVTGDYDAWTPGS comes from the coding sequence ATGAACAAGTTTCTGTTGCAGTTTTTCACCTGGTGGAACGGCCAGACGCTTGGCACGCGTTTTCACACATGGCGCAAGGGCACGAAGGTCGGCGAAGACGAATTCGGCAACATCTATTATCAGGGCGGCAAGACTTCTGAAGGACGGACGCGTCGCTGGGTTATCTACAAGGATATCGCCGAAGCCTCGCAGGTTCCTCCCGGCTGGCACGGCTGGCTTCACCACAAGGTGGATACCGCGCCCGTTGACGAGAATTATCTTGCCCGCGAATGGCAGAAGCCGCATCTGCCGAATCTCACGGGCACGCCATTGGCGTATCGTCCGCGCGGTTCCGTTCTGACACCGGAAGACCGCCCGCGCGTTACCGGTGACTATGACGCCTGGACCCCGGGATCCTGA
- a CDS encoding rhomboid family intramembrane serine protease: protein MSSNSPHELQDDQEPNAKVPAFNIPTIVVILAAICCGIFVLQEFVLTAEQQWILLRDLSFIPLRYTGPYTLDFHAFTTPVTYAFLHGSTGHLVVNMIWLAAFGSPLAGRIGAVRFLIFWIVTAGFAVLLHFIVHSQDATPVVGASGAISGMMGAAARFGFRIDRSQARSRFNGPVLTIPQVLKSRTVVTFLLVWSMVNLVVGIASASSGAQTIAWEAHIGGFLAGFLLIRLFARNFR from the coding sequence ATGTCTTCGAATTCCCCCCACGAGCTCCAGGATGATCAAGAGCCAAATGCGAAGGTGCCGGCTTTCAACATCCCGACCATCGTCGTCATCCTGGCGGCGATCTGTTGCGGCATTTTCGTGCTGCAGGAGTTCGTGCTGACAGCCGAACAGCAATGGATATTGCTGCGCGATCTGTCATTCATACCCTTGCGCTATACCGGTCCCTACACATTGGACTTCCATGCCTTCACGACTCCCGTCACCTACGCCTTTCTGCATGGCAGCACGGGCCATCTCGTGGTCAACATGATCTGGCTTGCGGCCTTCGGCTCTCCCCTGGCTGGCCGGATCGGGGCAGTACGCTTCCTCATCTTCTGGATTGTCACTGCAGGATTTGCCGTGCTGCTGCACTTCATCGTGCACTCCCAGGACGCTACTCCGGTGGTCGGTGCATCCGGAGCCATATCAGGAATGATGGGCGCTGCGGCACGCTTCGGCTTTCGCATCGATCGCAGCCAGGCGAGGTCACGTTTCAACGGGCCTGTTCTGACCATCCCGCAGGTATTGAAGTCGCGCACCGTGGTCACCTTTCTCCTGGTTTGGTCGATGGTCAACCTCGTTGTCGGCATCGCCTCAGCCTCGTCAGGCGCTCAGACCATCGCCTGGGAAGCTCACATTGGCGGCTTTCTCGCCGGCTTTCTCCTGATCCGTCTGTTTGCTCGCAACTTCCGTTGA
- the cysE gene encoding serine O-acetyltransferase — translation MSAPRLTNKNAPKSLDPIWAAVQSEARAAVENDPFLAGFVYETVLNHVSLEDSVIFRVSERLDHQDISADLIRQTFRAMRDDQPEWSASLRVDIQAYYDRDPACDRFIMPVLYFKGFHALQTHRLAHWLWNNGRRDFALYLQSRSSAAFQTDIHPAAQIGKGVFIDHATGLVIGQTAVVGDDVSLLHEVTLGGTGKESGDRHPKIGHGVLIGAGAKILGNIEVGHCTKVASGSVLLQSVPPKKTVAGVPARIVGEAGCDEPSRAMDQLLKADD, via the coding sequence ATGTCTGCGCCCCGACTGACCAACAAGAATGCGCCCAAGAGTCTGGATCCGATCTGGGCTGCGGTGCAGAGTGAGGCGCGGGCTGCTGTAGAAAACGACCCGTTCCTGGCCGGTTTCGTCTATGAGACGGTGCTCAATCACGTATCGCTGGAAGATTCGGTGATCTTCCGCGTCTCCGAGCGTCTTGACCATCAGGATATAAGTGCGGATTTGATACGACAGACATTTCGCGCGATGCGGGATGACCAGCCGGAATGGTCTGCTTCGCTGCGTGTCGACATTCAGGCTTACTATGATCGTGATCCTGCATGCGACCGTTTCATAATGCCGGTGCTCTATTTCAAGGGCTTCCATGCTCTTCAGACGCACAGGCTGGCACACTGGTTGTGGAACAATGGTCGCCGCGATTTCGCGCTTTATCTGCAAAGCCGGTCATCGGCCGCCTTCCAGACCGACATTCACCCGGCAGCACAAATCGGCAAGGGGGTCTTCATCGATCATGCGACTGGTCTGGTTATCGGCCAGACGGCCGTGGTAGGCGATGACGTCTCCCTCCTTCACGAGGTTACCCTAGGCGGCACCGGCAAGGAATCCGGCGACCGCCACCCAAAGATCGGACACGGTGTGCTGATCGGTGCTGGGGCGAAAATCCTTGGCAATATCGAAGTCGGCCATTGCACGAAGGTGGCTTCGGGTTCTGTCCTATTGCAATCCGTTCCGCCGAAAAAGACGGTGGCCGGCGTACCAGCCCGGATTGTCGGTGAGGCAGGATGTGACGAGCCTTCTCGCGCCATGGACCAACTCCTCAAGGCGGATGACTGA